In a single window of the Ancylobacter polymorphus genome:
- a CDS encoding sugar phosphate isomerase/epimerase family protein — translation MTLTPQHCAINTATLGYKEPIDRVIDQIARHGFGAIAPWRREVEGGDVAAIGRQIRDAGLAVSGYCRSTAIPAETAAARRAQLEENRRALADAATLGAACFVIVAGGLAGGSRDLADARAQVEEGLGHLLVEARSLGVPVAIEPLHPMYAADRCCVNTLAQALDLCARLDPDNAGGIGVALDAYHVWWDPDLSAGIRRAGRERRLLAFHICDWLVPTADLLMDRGMMGDGVIDLGELRRNVEATDFTGFAEIEIFSNRWWSTASDETLRVCVDRLRSL, via the coding sequence ATGACGCTAACGCCACAACACTGTGCGATCAACACGGCAACGCTTGGCTATAAGGAGCCGATCGACCGCGTCATCGACCAGATCGCCCGCCATGGCTTCGGCGCCATCGCCCCATGGCGCCGGGAAGTCGAGGGCGGCGACGTTGCCGCGATCGGCCGGCAGATACGCGATGCCGGCCTTGCCGTCTCCGGCTATTGCCGCAGCACGGCGATCCCTGCCGAGACGGCTGCGGCGCGGCGGGCGCAGCTGGAGGAGAACCGGCGGGCTCTGGCGGATGCCGCCACGCTGGGCGCGGCATGTTTCGTCATCGTCGCCGGCGGGCTTGCAGGCGGCAGCCGCGACCTCGCGGATGCCCGTGCCCAGGTCGAGGAAGGGCTCGGCCATCTGCTGGTGGAGGCGCGCTCTCTCGGTGTGCCCGTCGCCATCGAGCCACTTCACCCGATGTACGCGGCCGACCGATGCTGCGTGAACACCCTGGCGCAGGCCCTCGATCTGTGCGCTCGCCTCGATCCCGACAATGCCGGCGGCATCGGCGTCGCGCTCGACGCCTATCACGTGTGGTGGGACCCGGACCTTTCCGCCGGCATCCGTCGCGCTGGCCGCGAGCGGCGGCTCCTCGCCTTTCACATCTGCGATTGGCTGGTCCCCACCGCCGATCTGCTGATGGATCGCGGCATGATGGGCGATGGTGTCATTGATCTTGGCGAACTGCGCCGCAATGTTGAGGCCACCGATTTCACCGGATTTGCTGAGATCGAGATATTCTCGAATCGGTGGTGGTCCACCGCCAGCGATGAGACGCTGCGAGTCTGTGTCGATCGCTTACGCTCGTTATAG
- a CDS encoding MaoC family dehydratase — protein sequence MTVDATTLLSPAGALPPGLYGYDDLSEGAFFLTSGVTVTEAHIVGYAGISGDLFDVHMDDAFAREQGFPGRIAHGLLGLALIDGLKTRCPVRLQGIATLSWNWSFKAPILIGDRIAARFDVYAKRPTRRADRGIVSFNVNVVNQNGEVVQEGQTLLMMGGRKTSDAASA from the coding sequence ATGACCGTTGACGCAACGACACTTCTTTCGCCTGCCGGCGCGCTGCCGCCCGGTCTTTACGGCTATGACGACCTCTCCGAAGGAGCTTTCTTCCTCACCTCCGGCGTCACCGTCACCGAAGCCCATATCGTCGGCTATGCCGGCATCTCCGGCGATCTGTTCGACGTGCATATGGACGATGCCTTCGCGCGCGAGCAGGGCTTTCCCGGCCGCATCGCCCATGGCCTGCTGGGCCTCGCCCTGATCGACGGGCTGAAGACCCGTTGCCCGGTCAGGCTGCAGGGAATCGCGACGCTGTCGTGGAACTGGTCGTTCAAGGCGCCAATCCTGATCGGCGACCGCATCGCCGCACGCTTCGATGTGTACGCCAAGCGCCCGACCCGCCGCGCCGACCGGGGCATCGTCAGCTTTAACGTGAACGTCGTGAACCAGAATGGCGAGGTGGTGCAGGAAGGGCAGACCCTGCTGATGATGGGGGGACGAAAAACGAGCGACGCGGCATCGGCTTGA
- a CDS encoding sigma-70 family RNA polymerase sigma factor: MVRLFEPLIPALRRYARALMRERTAADDLVQDCLERTISRWHQRRPGEDPRAWIFTILHNLAMTRLRRSTQRPIHIALDDADPASFASAARQEDGLRHRDLVDALAQLPDEQRTVLLLVTVEELSYVDAAQVLGVPIGTVMSRLSRARERLAKLMSAEPPTARQSPHLRSVK, translated from the coding sequence ATGGTGCGCCTCTTCGAGCCGCTGATCCCCGCATTGCGGCGATATGCGCGCGCGCTGATGCGGGAGCGGACGGCGGCGGACGATCTGGTGCAGGATTGTCTGGAGCGTACCATCAGCCGCTGGCACCAGCGGCGGCCGGGCGAAGACCCTCGGGCCTGGATCTTCACTATCCTGCACAATCTCGCCATGACGCGGCTGCGCCGGTCGACGCAGCGTCCGATCCATATAGCGCTCGACGATGCCGATCCGGCGAGCTTTGCCTCGGCGGCCCGACAGGAGGACGGGTTGCGCCATCGAGACCTCGTCGACGCGCTGGCGCAGTTGCCCGATGAGCAGCGGACCGTGCTTCTGCTGGTCACTGTCGAGGAACTCTCCTATGTCGACGCGGCGCAGGTGTTGGGCGTGCCGATCGGCACGGTCATGTCGCGCCTGTCGCGTGCCCGCGAACGCCTTGCGAAGCTGATGTCCGCAGAGCCGCCCACAGCCCGCCAGTCGCCCCATCTCCGGAGCGTGAAATGA
- a CDS encoding shikimate dehydrogenase family protein, whose amino-acid sequence MTPATLPDLPGLPLPLSGATRVYAIVGDPIAQVGSPGLFNAAFRRRGVEAILVPLHVAPDGLADLMRMFRATKNFDGLIVTVPHKIAIAALIDEIGPMGRRIGAVNAIHKRDGRLVGDNFDGTGFVRGLQAKGHGLGRRRVLVIGSGGAGRAVAHAVADERPARLRLFDVDPARAQTVVAELKAAAPGLDADIGAPDPSGFDVVVNCTSVGMRPEDPFPVAVDPLGPGTLVVDIILKPTVTPLLAEAGRRGCLTHAGAPMLEGQVDAVCDFFGLAAP is encoded by the coding sequence ATGACACCCGCCACGCTTCCCGACCTCCCCGGCCTGCCGCTGCCCCTTTCCGGCGCCACGCGGGTCTATGCCATTGTCGGCGATCCGATCGCGCAGGTCGGCTCGCCCGGCCTGTTCAACGCCGCCTTCCGGCGCCGGGGCGTCGAAGCGATTCTCGTGCCGCTGCATGTAGCGCCGGACGGCCTCGCCGACCTTATGCGCATGTTTCGCGCGACGAAGAACTTTGACGGCCTCATCGTCACCGTTCCGCACAAGATCGCCATTGCCGCACTGATCGACGAGATCGGTCCGATGGGGCGCCGGATCGGCGCGGTGAACGCCATCCACAAGCGCGACGGCCGGCTCGTCGGCGACAATTTCGACGGCACCGGCTTTGTGCGCGGGCTGCAGGCCAAGGGCCATGGGCTCGGCCGCCGCCGCGTCCTCGTCATCGGCTCCGGCGGTGCCGGCCGCGCCGTGGCGCATGCCGTTGCCGATGAAAGGCCGGCGCGGCTGCGCCTGTTCGATGTCGATCCCGCGCGCGCGCAAACCGTGGTCGCGGAGCTCAAGGCTGCCGCTCCCGGTCTCGACGCCGATATCGGCGCGCCCGACCCGTCCGGCTTCGACGTGGTGGTCAACTGCACCTCGGTCGGCATGCGGCCGGAGGATCCGTTCCCGGTGGCTGTCGACCCTCTCGGCCCCGGCACGCTCGTTGTCGACATCATCCTCAAGCCGACGGTGACGCCGCTGCTAGCCGAAGCCGGCCGCCGCGGCTGCCTCACCCATGCCGGCGCCCCCATGCTCGAGGGCCAGGTCGACGCGGTGTGCGATTTCTTTGGGCTGGCCGCGCCATGA
- a CDS encoding ABC transporter substrate-binding protein, producing MTLSLPRRALLMGAGALALACGLLHPFATPAAAQETLVINTDRSGAGQKAAMNKIVADFEAANPGVKVTVNYSDVESYKTSIRNFLVASPPDVAFWFTGARMRAFTKRDLFTDISGFYTQNKLEKPMEPFLAAVTDNGKQYMMPTNFNTWGFFYNKEVFAKLGVEPPKTWDELMAIAEKAKAAGIVPFTIGTRDLWANALWFDYLTKRINGLDFYMGLMNGQESYTDPRMKKVFDTWRVPIEKGYFLDNASSYGWQEAIPFLAQGKAAMYLLGPYVLTSLPEEARKNIGFFPFPTVDPSVPNIEQVSINGVGIPKGAKNKELALKFLAFLAQPENLSAFAKGGSVVPARTDIQIDPNDFASVQMEQVRNSAGSSQFYDRDTDPEMAQVGMKGFQEFLAKPDREDAILERLDAARKRIFN from the coding sequence ATGACGCTTTCCCTGCCGCGTCGCGCCCTGCTCATGGGGGCGGGTGCGCTTGCCCTCGCCTGCGGCCTGCTCCACCCCTTCGCCACCCCGGCGGCGGCCCAGGAAACGCTGGTGATCAACACCGATCGCAGCGGCGCCGGGCAGAAGGCGGCGATGAACAAGATCGTCGCCGATTTCGAGGCCGCCAATCCCGGCGTCAAGGTCACCGTCAATTACAGCGACGTCGAATCCTACAAGACCTCGATCCGCAACTTCCTTGTCGCCAGCCCGCCGGACGTAGCCTTCTGGTTCACCGGCGCCCGCATGCGCGCCTTCACCAAGCGCGACCTGTTCACCGATATCAGCGGCTTCTACACGCAGAACAAGCTTGAGAAGCCGATGGAGCCCTTCCTTGCCGCCGTCACGGACAACGGCAAGCAGTATATGATGCCCACCAATTTCAACACCTGGGGCTTCTTCTACAACAAGGAAGTGTTCGCCAAGCTCGGCGTCGAGCCGCCCAAGACGTGGGACGAGCTGATGGCGATCGCCGAGAAAGCGAAGGCGGCCGGCATCGTGCCGTTCACCATCGGCACGCGCGACCTCTGGGCCAATGCGCTGTGGTTCGACTATCTCACCAAGCGTATCAACGGCCTCGATTTCTACATGGGCCTGATGAACGGGCAGGAAAGCTACACCGATCCGCGCATGAAGAAGGTGTTCGACACCTGGCGCGTGCCGATCGAGAAGGGCTATTTCCTCGATAATGCCTCCTCCTATGGCTGGCAGGAAGCGATCCCGTTCCTGGCGCAGGGCAAGGCGGCGATGTATCTGCTCGGCCCCTATGTGCTGACTTCGCTGCCCGAGGAAGCCCGCAAGAACATCGGCTTCTTCCCGTTCCCGACGGTCGATCCTTCCGTGCCCAATATCGAGCAGGTCTCGATCAACGGCGTCGGCATTCCCAAAGGCGCGAAGAACAAGGAGCTGGCGCTGAAGTTCCTCGCCTTCCTCGCCCAGCCGGAGAACCTCTCGGCCTTCGCTAAGGGCGGCTCGGTGGTGCCCGCGCGCACCGATATCCAGATCGACCCGAATGATTTCGCCTCGGTGCAGATGGAACAGGTACGCAATTCCGCCGGCTCGTCGCAGTTCTATGACCGCGACACCGACCCGGAAATGGCGCAGGTCGGCATGAAGGGCTTCCAGGAGTTCCTCGCCAAGCCCGACCGCGAGGACGCGATCCTCGAGCGGCTGGACGCGGCCCGCAAGCGCATCTTCAACTGA
- a CDS encoding ABC transporter ATP-binding protein, translated as MASVTIRDVHKKFGETHILRGVSVDIADGEFVILVGPSGCGKSTLLRTIAGLEKATAGEIQIGTRVVNDVSPKDRDIAMVFQSYALYPHMSIYENMAFALSLRSAPKEEIRQRVEKAAQILGLMPLLDRYPRQLSGGQRQRVAMGRAIVRDPQVFLFDEPLSNLDAKLRVAMRAEIKELQQRLKTTTVYVTHDQIEAMTMADKIVVMRDGVIEQIGAPLDLYDRPDNQFVAGFIGSPSMNFLEGQFENGAFRAGDRLVLPAGRRWQAAPQGEAVYGVRPEHFRIDDAGVEADVVVVEPTGSETEVLVRVGGAEFNCLFRSRVAVRPGEKIRVLPDADQVHLFDRTTGRRIS; from the coding sequence ATGGCATCGGTGACCATCCGCGACGTCCACAAGAAGTTCGGGGAAACCCATATTCTGCGGGGCGTTTCGGTCGACATTGCGGACGGGGAGTTCGTCATCCTCGTCGGCCCGTCCGGCTGCGGAAAATCAACGCTCCTGCGTACCATCGCCGGGCTTGAGAAGGCGACGGCCGGCGAGATCCAGATCGGCACGCGCGTGGTCAACGACGTGTCGCCGAAGGATCGCGACATCGCCATGGTGTTCCAGAGCTACGCGCTCTACCCGCACATGTCGATCTACGAGAACATGGCCTTCGCCCTGTCGCTGCGCAGCGCGCCGAAAGAGGAAATCCGCCAGCGGGTCGAAAAGGCGGCGCAGATCCTCGGCCTGATGCCGCTGCTCGACCGCTATCCGCGCCAGCTCTCCGGCGGCCAGCGCCAGCGCGTCGCCATGGGGCGCGCCATCGTCCGCGACCCGCAGGTGTTCCTGTTCGACGAGCCGCTCTCCAACCTGGACGCCAAGCTGCGCGTCGCCATGCGGGCGGAAATCAAGGAACTGCAGCAGCGGCTCAAGACCACCACCGTCTACGTCACCCATGACCAGATCGAGGCGATGACGATGGCGGACAAGATCGTGGTGATGCGCGACGGGGTGATCGAGCAGATCGGCGCGCCGCTCGACCTCTATGATCGCCCGGACAATCAGTTCGTCGCCGGCTTCATCGGCTCGCCCAGCATGAACTTTCTCGAAGGGCAGTTCGAGAACGGCGCGTTTCGCGCCGGCGACCGGCTGGTGCTTCCGGCGGGCCGGCGGTGGCAGGCGGCCCCACAGGGTGAGGCGGTCTATGGCGTGCGCCCCGAGCATTTCCGCATCGACGACGCCGGCGTCGAGGCCGATGTGGTGGTTGTCGAGCCCACGGGCTCGGAGACCGAGGTGCTGGTCCGCGTCGGCGGTGCCGAGTTCAACTGTCTGTTCCGCAGCCGCGTCGCCGTCCGGCCGGGCGAGAAAATCCGCGTCCTGCCCGATGCGGATCAGGTGCATCTGTTCGACCGGACAACGGGGCGCCGCATCAGTTGA
- a CDS encoding anti-sigma factor family protein — protein sequence MTPLPITEDDLNGFVDGTLTPDRRAEVSAYLDAHPHIGQRIAVYGEQRDMLRAAFAPVMDEPVPTELDLSRMIEERRLPRQAPRWAIAAAAVLLLSMGAAGGWSLRDLSAPSSEGVQALAREAAASYATYVPDLVRPVEIRASDRDVLAAWTAKRIGRPIGIPDLTAAGYRLMGGRVVPTEHGPAALFMFDDDRGTRLVMLARPMKVDPTLPMSPHTEGALNGFAWADDGLGYSLIGAVAPDRLHPLADELRRQILSEA from the coding sequence ATGACCCCTCTTCCGATCACCGAGGACGACCTGAACGGTTTCGTCGACGGCACGCTCACTCCCGATCGCCGCGCCGAGGTAAGCGCCTATCTCGACGCACATCCGCACATTGGCCAACGAATCGCGGTCTATGGCGAGCAGCGCGACATGCTGCGTGCCGCCTTCGCGCCTGTCATGGACGAGCCGGTGCCGACGGAACTCGACCTGTCGCGCATGATCGAGGAACGCCGCCTGCCACGGCAGGCGCCACGCTGGGCGATTGCGGCGGCGGCGGTGTTGCTGCTGTCAATGGGCGCCGCCGGCGGCTGGTCGCTGCGCGACCTGAGCGCCCCGAGCTCGGAAGGCGTTCAGGCACTCGCCCGCGAGGCGGCCGCGAGTTATGCGACCTATGTGCCGGACCTGGTGCGACCAGTCGAAATTCGGGCCAGCGATCGTGACGTGCTCGCCGCCTGGACCGCCAAGCGCATCGGTCGTCCGATAGGCATTCCGGATCTGACGGCGGCCGGCTATCGGCTGATGGGCGGGCGCGTGGTTCCAACCGAGCACGGTCCTGCCGCGCTGTTCATGTTTGACGACGATCGCGGGACGCGCCTCGTGATGCTGGCGCGCCCGATGAAGGTCGATCCGACCCTGCCAATGTCGCCGCACACCGAAGGCGCCCTCAACGGCTTCGCCTGGGCTGACGATGGCCTTGGCTACAGCCTCATCGGAGCGGTGGCCCCGGACCGGCTGCATCCGCTGGCGGACGAGCTGCGCCGGCAGATACTCAGCGAGGCCTGA
- a CDS encoding TetR/AcrR family transcriptional regulator codes for MARKAGGETVAPSRLSMRDNIKKVATELLIRHGYHGTSFRHIADRLDITTTNIHYHFGNKEKLVEEVVRDYVTSTCAKHKAIWEAPDRSLPQKLMDVAVFNRTRYKAFNRGRKSGQPWSLIGRLRLEGEVLSPGARESLASFTDNVQAAVRVAVQIAYDRGELVSDAPLDDIAFLLVNIVNSSSVFTQDAGNFERLEQFFEAFSRVMLSAYAPVSRPDVAAQ; via the coding sequence ATGGCGCGCAAGGCCGGCGGAGAGACGGTGGCACCGAGCCGCCTGTCGATGCGCGACAACATCAAGAAGGTGGCGACCGAACTGCTGATCCGCCACGGCTATCACGGCACCAGCTTTCGCCACATCGCCGACCGGCTCGATATCACCACGACCAATATCCACTACCATTTCGGCAACAAGGAAAAGCTGGTCGAGGAGGTCGTGCGCGACTACGTCACCAGCACCTGCGCCAAACACAAGGCGATCTGGGAAGCGCCGGACCGTTCGCTGCCGCAGAAGCTGATGGACGTCGCCGTCTTCAACCGCACCCGCTACAAGGCGTTCAACCGCGGCCGCAAGAGCGGGCAGCCCTGGAGCCTCATCGGGCGGCTGCGTCTGGAAGGCGAAGTGCTGAGCCCGGGCGCGCGCGAATCACTCGCCTCGTTCACCGACAATGTGCAGGCCGCCGTCCGCGTCGCGGTGCAGATCGCCTATGACCGCGGCGAACTCGTCAGCGACGCGCCGCTGGACGACATCGCCTTTCTCTTGGTGAACATCGTCAACAGTTCGTCGGTCTTCACCCAGGACGCCGGCAATTTCGAGCGGCTGGAACAGTTCTTCGAGGCTTTCTCGCGGGTGATGCTCTCCGCCTACGCGCCTGTGAGCCGACCGGACGTCGCGGCCCAGTAA
- a CDS encoding acyl CoA:acetate/3-ketoacid CoA transferase, producing the protein MNILTASAAAALVRDGDTILIGGSGSGHAVPEALIAAVELRFLAEQQPRRLTTIHPVGLGNRGEAGASRFAHDGLIRRVVCGTVVDAPPLAAMASRDAIECYTLPQGALSQLIREIAAGRPGLLTHVGLHTFVDPRLAGGKQSRACSEDLVELVTLKDREWLFYKPFPIDVAFLRGTTADEDGNISMEDEAIFGEMLSMAQATRRLGGLVIVQVKRLARRGTLPAKTVKIPGMLVDAVVVDAEQKQTYQTFFDPAFAGQLRMPLEGFPRLPLDERKIVARRCAMELRRGAVCNIGSGICTGIGLVGAEEGLLDEVVLTNEQGLIGGAPASGLDAGAARNYWAMIDQPYQFDFYDGGGLDIAFLSAVEVDRAGNVNISRFAGRVVGIGGFVNISQNARTMVFGGTFTAGGLKVRAENGELVIVEEGKHRKFVEAVEQVAYSGPYGRSRGQTTLFVTERAVFRTGEDGIELIEIAPGIDLERDVLGQMAFTPRIAPTLKCMDARLFRPEPMGIAADMPGDWRVHDRLRSAS; encoded by the coding sequence ATGAATATCCTCACGGCGTCGGCCGCAGCGGCGCTCGTGCGCGATGGCGACACGATTCTCATCGGCGGTTCCGGGTCCGGACACGCGGTACCGGAAGCTCTCATCGCCGCCGTCGAACTGCGTTTCCTGGCCGAACAGCAGCCGCGCCGCCTGACCACGATCCACCCCGTTGGTCTCGGCAATCGCGGCGAGGCTGGCGCCTCGCGCTTCGCCCATGACGGCCTGATCCGCCGCGTGGTCTGCGGCACTGTGGTCGACGCGCCGCCTCTGGCCGCCATGGCGAGCCGCGACGCGATCGAGTGCTACACCCTGCCCCAGGGCGCCCTGTCCCAGCTGATCCGCGAGATCGCCGCCGGCCGGCCGGGGCTGCTGACCCATGTCGGGCTGCACACCTTCGTCGATCCCCGCCTCGCCGGCGGCAAGCAGAGCCGAGCCTGCTCCGAGGACCTCGTGGAGCTGGTCACGCTGAAGGACCGCGAATGGCTGTTCTACAAGCCCTTCCCCATCGACGTCGCCTTCCTGCGCGGGACCACTGCCGATGAGGATGGCAACATCTCGATGGAGGACGAGGCGATCTTCGGCGAGATGCTCTCCATGGCGCAGGCCACGCGGCGCCTTGGCGGGCTGGTGATCGTGCAGGTCAAGCGCCTCGCGCGACGCGGCACGCTGCCCGCCAAGACGGTGAAAATCCCCGGCATGCTGGTGGACGCCGTTGTGGTCGATGCCGAGCAGAAGCAGACCTACCAGACCTTCTTCGATCCCGCCTTCGCCGGCCAACTCCGCATGCCGCTGGAAGGCTTCCCGCGCCTGCCGCTCGACGAGCGCAAGATCGTCGCCCGGCGTTGCGCGATGGAATTGCGGCGGGGCGCCGTCTGCAACATCGGATCGGGCATCTGCACCGGCATCGGCCTTGTGGGCGCCGAGGAGGGGCTGCTCGACGAGGTGGTGCTCACCAATGAACAGGGACTGATCGGCGGCGCGCCGGCCTCCGGCCTCGATGCGGGCGCGGCGCGCAACTATTGGGCGATGATCGACCAGCCCTACCAGTTCGATTTCTATGATGGCGGCGGGCTCGACATCGCTTTCCTCTCCGCGGTGGAGGTCGACCGCGCCGGCAATGTGAACATCAGTCGCTTCGCCGGCCGGGTCGTCGGCATTGGCGGCTTCGTCAACATCAGCCAGAACGCGCGCACCATGGTGTTCGGCGGCACCTTCACCGCCGGAGGCCTGAAGGTGCGGGCCGAGAATGGCGAACTCGTCATCGTCGAGGAAGGCAAGCACCGCAAATTCGTCGAGGCCGTCGAGCAGGTCGCCTATAGCGGCCCCTATGGACGCTCCCGCGGCCAGACCACGCTGTTCGTCACCGAGCGCGCGGTGTTCCGCACCGGTGAGGATGGGATCGAACTGATCGAGATCGCCCCCGGCATCGATCTGGAGCGCGACGTGCTCGGCCAGATGGCCTTCACCCCCCGCATCGCTCCAACGCTCAAGTGCATGGATGCACGCCTCTTCCGTCCCGAGCCGATGGGAATCGCCGCCGACATGCCGGGCGACTGGCGCGTGCACGATCGGCTGCGCTCCGCCTCGTGA
- a CDS encoding carbohydrate ABC transporter permease, which produces MLRIWRRNQSWLTPILLLLLPLALFLMMIVWPILQSIAISFYEWDGTGPATFVGLDNYRELFADAQFFTSLKNNIIWIVLFLLAPVFGLALALFLNQPLGEMRIVKSVFFIPLVLANVIIGVVFTWFYDPTFGILAIVMRFFGFEPFAILSDEHFVTFGIVFAALWAQTAFCLVLFLAGLSQLDGELIAAGRIDGASGWTLLRHIVLPQLRAVSFVATIITVIGSLRNFDLIAVMTQGGPYGSSTVLAYQMYDATIFSYRAGYGAAIATVLFLIMSVYIAFFLRHTLRREQRGA; this is translated from the coding sequence ATGCTGCGCATCTGGCGCCGAAACCAGTCCTGGCTGACGCCAATCCTCCTGCTGCTGCTGCCGCTGGCGCTGTTCCTGATGATGATCGTCTGGCCGATCCTCCAGAGCATCGCCATCAGCTTCTATGAGTGGGACGGCACGGGTCCGGCCACCTTCGTCGGGCTGGACAATTACCGGGAACTGTTCGCCGACGCGCAGTTCTTCACCTCATTGAAGAACAACATCATCTGGATCGTTCTGTTTCTTCTGGCGCCGGTGTTCGGTCTCGCGCTCGCGCTGTTTCTCAACCAGCCGCTCGGCGAGATGCGCATCGTCAAATCCGTGTTCTTCATCCCGCTGGTGCTGGCCAATGTCATCATCGGTGTAGTGTTCACCTGGTTCTACGACCCGACCTTCGGCATCCTCGCCATAGTGATGCGTTTCTTCGGCTTCGAACCCTTCGCCATTCTCTCCGACGAGCATTTCGTCACTTTCGGCATCGTCTTCGCCGCGCTGTGGGCGCAGACCGCCTTCTGCCTGGTGCTGTTCCTCGCCGGGCTTTCCCAGCTCGACGGCGAACTGATCGCTGCGGGCCGGATTGACGGCGCCTCCGGCTGGACGCTGCTGCGCCACATCGTGCTGCCGCAGCTGCGCGCCGTCTCCTTCGTGGCGACGATCATCACGGTGATCGGCTCGCTGCGGAATTTCGACCTCATCGCGGTGATGACGCAGGGCGGGCCCTATGGCAGTTCCACCGTCCTCGCCTATCAGATGTACGACGCCACCATCTTTAGCTACCGCGCCGGCTATGGCGCCGCCATCGCCACGGTGCTGTTCCTCATCATGAGCGTCTACATCGCCTTCTTCCTGCGGCACACGCTGCGTCGTGAACAGAGGGGCGCCTGA
- a CDS encoding dihydrodipicolinate synthase family protein — protein MTPPATRPSGLSLSLPRADGTLETYRLTGTPLPATAPQRPFTRIAYAAGHVVVDPRAPFDPAVRTVVDWERTLAFREHLWGLGLGIAEAMDTAQRGMGVDWPTSLELIRRTSAAAGRDRLVVSGCGTDQLAPAEARTLDDVIRAYEEQIEAIEASGSRLVLMASRALARVAKGPDDYIAVYDRLLRQVSRPVVLHWLGDMFDPALAGYWGTPDVAGAMDVVAGIIGTHAAKVDGIKISLLEAAHEIALRRRLPEGVRMYTGDDFNYVALIEGDGSYHSHALLGAFDAIAPAASAALGRLADGDAEGYRALLQPTESLSRHLFAAPTQFYKTGVVFMAYLNGHQDHFTMAGGLESARSAVHLADIFRLADANGLLADPERATRRMKVVMALRGIEG, from the coding sequence ATGACACCCCCCGCGACGCGCCCCTCTGGCCTCTCCCTCTCGCTTCCTCGCGCGGACGGCACGCTGGAGACCTATCGTCTCACCGGCACGCCGCTGCCGGCGACCGCGCCGCAGCGTCCGTTCACCCGCATCGCCTATGCCGCCGGCCATGTCGTCGTCGACCCGCGCGCGCCCTTCGACCCTGCAGTTCGGACGGTGGTGGACTGGGAGCGCACCCTGGCGTTCCGCGAGCATCTGTGGGGTCTTGGGCTCGGCATCGCCGAGGCGATGGACACCGCCCAGCGCGGCATGGGCGTGGACTGGCCGACCTCGCTGGAGCTGATCCGCCGCACCAGCGCCGCCGCCGGCCGCGACCGGCTCGTGGTCTCCGGCTGCGGCACCGATCAGCTCGCGCCGGCCGAGGCCCGCACGCTCGACGATGTCATCCGCGCCTATGAAGAACAGATCGAGGCGATCGAGGCCAGCGGCAGCCGTCTCGTGCTCATGGCGTCGCGCGCGCTCGCCCGCGTCGCCAAAGGACCCGACGATTATATCGCCGTCTATGACCGGCTGCTGCGGCAGGTCAGCCGTCCCGTCGTGCTGCACTGGCTCGGCGACATGTTCGACCCCGCTCTGGCGGGGTATTGGGGAACGCCGGACGTAGCCGGCGCCATGGATGTGGTGGCCGGCATCATCGGCACCCACGCCGCGAAGGTGGACGGCATCAAGATCTCCCTGCTTGAGGCCGCCCACGAGATCGCGCTGCGCCGTCGCCTACCGGAGGGCGTGAGGATGTATACGGGCGACGACTTCAACTATGTCGCGCTGATCGAGGGCGACGGCAGCTATCACTCGCATGCGCTGCTCGGCGCCTTCGATGCCATTGCGCCGGCAGCCTCCGCCGCTTTGGGCCGGCTGGCGGATGGCGATGCCGAGGGATACCGCGCCCTCCTCCAGCCGACCGAATCGCTGTCCCGGCACCTCTTCGCCGCGCCGACCCAGTTCTACAAGACGGGCGTGGTGTTCATGGCCTATCTCAATGGCCACCAGGATCATTTCACCATGGCCGGCGGGCTGGAGAGCGCGCGCTCGGCCGTTCACCTCGCCGACATTTTCCGTCTCGCCGATGCGAATGGCCTGCTGGCCGATCCCGAACGGGCGACGCGCCGGATGAAGGTGGTGATGGCGCTGCGCGGGATCGAGGGATGA